The nucleotide window CTAGGCCATTAGGTTATCATCGAATGTGATTAAAGCAATTTTAATAGTTAAAAATAAAACTACAACTGTTTAAAATCTTTGAAAACCGATTAAAACATTCAGAGTATTAGGTCCAGTAGAAAAACCACTTGATGAGTTCCTAATCCATCCAGAACAAAGCCATAAACATGTTCCTAGGCAAGCTGGTGAATCCCTTGTTGGCTTGTGAAAGATTAATGCCTCCTGATGGAAGTGCCTAGCCACGTCCACTTTATTGGCCCCTACATGGACATCGTAGGAAGAGTCAAAGGTGACCAGTCAAGATTACGACCCTTACACGTCCTTAGGTCTAAAGACCAAACCATCTTTTAAGCATCATCAAGTCATAATCTCACGATCACAGTCCAAGCTAATGGGCCCTAGACCGTTGACTTGATTTCGATCCACCAATGTAAGTGACCAAAGGTCCGAACCTGAATCATTTGTTCATAACACACTCACACTCTTGTGCAGGATAAGGGCAAGGCATAAACCAACACCAAGTTGGCTCCCATTGGTGGAGACTGTTCATCCTGACCCAAGTTAGTTCCCTCACACAAGATTGACCATATATCTCATGAATTGATGTCCACGGGTGTCCCGTGCACTTGTGATGCTCATGGTGTAACCGGGTACTGAGATCCATGGACCACGACTTCCCAGGTCAATGACCgtcatgtccaatctcaagttcccaaGTACTACCAGAGGAATCACTCATCAACAAATCCAGTGAACATAAGATGACATGAGAGTAACACTAAATTTGTCTAAGGCACATCGCATGTCCAATCTAGGACCCATGGTCACCATGATTAACAGTTGAGATCCGCCCGATCACATCCACATTGCTAGTGGATTAGGGCACGGATGATTTTCAAGGGCACTAACTCCAACATTAGGCATATTTTcactatttttagtaactttaaCTATATCAAGAAAGTTTTCTAGTTTTAGTTGAATTAGGAGTCTAGGGCCTCTTTTACTTATATAAGGTCATTAAGTAAGTTGTAGAGAGCGCTTCATTCaataatataatttttattattgtttAAGAGATTCTCTCACCTTGTGAATTCAAGGACTATTCTTGAGAAGAAGACGCTAGTCTTCTTCCTCAATCCACACACCCGCTACGCGACACCATCACAATGTATAGCCAAAGAAAGGCAACGAAATAGAAATATCCATAAAATGAAGATCAGTAACAAAGAGAAAGATGCTGACACAATTTCAACCAATCTTACTATCTTTGCGAAATTTGTACTGATTTGGTACCATTCTGATACAATAAAAGCCACGGGTCTCCGTGTTTATGCTCTTCACATAGATGGAATTTATTTGTTTGCAAGGATAAAGAATGCTTATTTTGTATGTCATCAATAGCTCAGATTCTTTTGGAGGTGTTGTAATATTCATTGATGCAAATGTGAAAGGGTTGAATGTCAAATTAAACATTATGAAGAGGTTGAGGAATTTATGATGTGAGTGTTGAATATGTGAAGCATTGGAATGTTGGATATGACACGGAGCTAGATAATATTTACTTTCCCATGTAGGTTTAGATCATTACACGTCGCCTGTGGAAGTTTTGTGCTCTCCTTGCTGGTCCCAAgccagataaaggagggttgcgtcaGTGTGGCAGCTGGCATGAAACTTTTGTCACAACTTTTACCATGAACCTTGATGATATGACATTTCAAACTTGGAATGGTGTAACTAGATTTGTGTAGCTGACTCCAATTAGTTGGgctaaggctttgatgatgatgatgtaggtTCATCATGTAGTTTAGGGTACAGTTGGAAGTATCTCGGTGAATTGGGCAGGAGGCAATGTTATTCCTTGAAAATAACATTCCGTACATTTAAAATGTTACTTTATACAAACAAATATAATTTTGGGGGTAAAGAGTGAAAAAGCGACATGCACCATTCTAGTTTCATTTTGCATACTGTCCCGAATGCTCAGTAAGTtcaaatcaatatttcaaaagtTATAAGAGGCTTACTCCTTGATGATCAGCTCAAGGCAAGGGTATCCAAAATGACCTGAGGCATATATACCTTGAGGCTTAATGAACATTATAGGAGCATGAATGAAAAGGTCAGATacaaatttcaaatatttcaaatcTGAATGACTTTGTTGTTGGCATGGAAACTCAACGAGAAACGATTTGATGAATTTGGTGCGATAAGAACAAATAACGGAGAGAATTCAGATCAGATGCCACAGCCAGTTACTATTTGTGATATGGGTGTTGAGAATTTTGATGGTGAGGATTTAACTTACAAAGAGATCTGGATAGACTTCATTGCTGATGCTCCTGTCCTCAGAGCATCTACAGTTTCTGTTGTTGCCTTTGCACCTTCAAGCAAAATCATCTACATACAGGATGGGTATAAATTAACCAacattttctagttttcttttttattttatttgtctgTTGAAGCACCAGAACAGTCTGCAACTAAACCATATTGATCGAAATAGTGGATGACCTGGTCGTGAACTCGCAATTGGAAGTTCCCAAGCTGCTCCACCTGTGATTCATATAACTTTTTTCTCTTCAGACATTGAATTGCAGCTGCAAGAAATCAAAACATTGGTTTATGTAGAATTGTGAACTAAAATTGGTGCACCTATAATTTGGTCACTTTGTCTATCCTAATATTGAATTGGGCAATTGCAATTccgttcaattgagcatccaaacacaccctaaaaccACTTGTCAGTTTGTAAGTGTTAAAACAACCTCATGGAGAGAGTGCAATTGGAAATTGAGTTTCTTTCAAATCCAGTGGATCAGTAAGAGAATAAACACCAATAGGATACTATATTAATTTGGTTATGAGGTAATGTATAACAAAATCATGATGAGTAGAACCGAAACAAATGCATACCTCTTTTATTTTTTGACTTCGTATAGTCCTTGGCTTTCTGAATTTCTATGGAAATTTTCTTCTGAAGAACATGTTCTTTCTTTTCCAACATTTCCAGTGTCTGGAAGGCATAAAATGGTAATTGTAACTAAGAGAGGAAGAGGGTTGTCTAACATGCAATGCATGAATACAGTGGAATCAAGATCTTCTTGCATACAAAACCaaattcctttttctttcttttttttttttttttcaactgatAAGAGGTCAAAAATCCATTGAAGGTTTacacattgtactcaagtttGAGTGGGGTCAGGCTTCAATAGTGGACCACTGGTCTGTTGTGTATCACTGTGGATGGCCCATGCCCCCAAAACTCTCCACGATTAGAAAATGCTAGCCATAATCTTGGGCCTTCTTTCAGTCGAATGTGGACAGTTTCATAATTTTGTTTTTGACCATCTATTTCTAGGCTAcaaattgaagggttaggattgtcaaGTTGAGGAGATTTTCGGTGCATAGTCCGTCCATGGTGTTatgcaacagaccaatggtctggatggctcaaccatgggccccatttatCAAAACTTTAAAATGAGTATTCTATGTAACGCCTCGGGTGGTGGATCCTATAATCTTATAGCTGATAATGCAATTTATGTGTGAAGTGATGGACCTTACAATTATACATCCTGCATACGATtgcataaatcaaagtataaGGGTCGTTTAGATGCCTGTAAATCTTGTTAAGTGGTAAATGGATTGCAGCCTAGGTAATCAAATTATAGGTGTAAATTATTTACAgcctgtcctgtttggctttaagctgtaatctGTTTATAGGTAAATAgctgtgtttggataacctgtaaattgtttaacccGTAATCTGTTTATtgccaaatttcaaaattctagcAGTTATGCTGAATTTCATTTGCAGGTAAACCGAATCAGAGCTTTTCAGCAGGTTTTCATTTTACAGCCTGCAAATCATTTATATgcatttttcagcatccaaacactacctgtaaatcatttaccactagcccaatttacaggcatccaaatgacccctaaatctCTAAATTTTACAATATAAATTTGTTTTAGCTCTTAATCGACAATATAGGGTACAAAAACTTAATTTCATGTCGGTAAAAATAGCAATCCGGATCACAAATGACCCATGATTCGGATTGTGCAGTTTGGAACAGAAAATTTAGGGGAGTTACTGATTTAGGTGACAtacaatccgtccatcaggtgcaccacaTCATGATGTGGGGTGTATCTGAAATCAGGCAAACCCAATCATCAGGCGggcctattggacgggttggaagTCATACACACAACAGTGTGGGCCCCAAGCTGAATTTCGAGTTTTTGGATTGTCGTCCATTGtcatatatggtgtggcccacctgataattgggtTTGCCTGATATTTGGAGCAGCCCCACCTGTTGATTGGATCTccctgttggatgggttggatggcgaaggtgggccccacacagctcgactatAGGATTGTATGTGATCATTATCCTGTGTAGTGGAACTGCTATGGGGTGCACCTCATATGGGAAGAACATTAAACCTGTAGGATAGGTGCACTCCATCATGAAGATCAGACGCCCCAACAAAATCAGGACAATccaatgatcaggtgggccacacaccagaGAAAACAATGGAAAAAGTCTAAAGCCAGAACGTAGACATGTGGCATGAAATGcatgaggaggaggaggaggagaagcacCTCGTTGAGTTTTTCCAAAGTAGGGAGAGCTGAAGGTGGCTTCTTGGCCTTGCTGTGGAAAATTCTCTTTAGCATCTTTGCTGCTTCTCTAatagacggagagagagagagagagagagagagagagagagagagagagagagagagagagagagagagagagagagagagagagagagagagattcagaagagagagagatgcagaAAAGAGAGAAttcagtagagagagagagagagagagagagagagagagagatatgtagAAAAGAGAGAATTCAGTAGAGAGATGCAGAAAAGAGAGAActcagtagagagagagagagagagagagagagagagagagagagagagagaattcagCAGAGAGAGAGATGCAGAAAAGAGAGAAttcagtagagagagagagagatgcagaaAAGAGAGAATtcggtagagagagagaggcaacagcTCTGCTATGCGCCCACCAGCTTTTACCGGTTGGGGAAAAAGGATATAAGAAAGCGGACACAGGGAAATTGAACTAGCTCCTCGGCAATTTTTTGAAACTACACTCGCTTCTTTCAAATACTGTTGTATGAGACACGTGTGAATGATCAGAGCCGCTATTAAGGTTCTCCTAAAAGCTTAGATGCCATATCTGAATACTATAATCAATATTCTCATCAGATGGCTCGTAATTATAAGAtaataaatcaacggttaaaataaTATCCTAgtgattcaaatttttttatatgcgcatggcccacctgatgatcatatTTCATTGATTTTAAGAGTAGAAAGAAGACCTACAAAGGCGATCTGACACGTGTGCCTCTTCTCTCCGCGCGTGAGAAGTGCAATTAGCATTTCCTGTTGTAGAAGAAAGAAGAGCTTTGAAGGTGGAAGTCTACGTCGAGAAACACGACCCAACCCCATATTTGGGTGGAGGTCCAACTACGACGCGTACCACGTACTCCGTACTTTTGACACGTGGCGGGATTTGATTCGAGCATGTGGCCACGGCCGGCAAAGTAGGGACGCGTGTTTAAGTTCTTGCACTGGGGatgctagatggggcccaccatgatgtttgggagaaatccaacccgtccatccgttctgcGAGCACATTTTAGTATACGTGACATAGAataatgaggtggatccaagactcatgtgggccacaagagaagggtaattaggaaaagaaattcctaccgttaaaacttCCTGGCCTCCAAACCGTGGCCatgtaaatgtttcaacggtggttattAAATCCCCAGTGTTTCCTctcctgtggcccacctgaaatttgtatccgTCTTATTTTTCTAACTTATGTCctaaatgatctcacaaaaccgATGAACGGGGTCGATCTCTTACAAACATCACGCTAAGCCCCACATAACATCCCACCGCacgaacttcctgcaaaaggcccGCGTCCGCAGGGAACGGATCACGTGCAGCCATTACCGTGTGGGCccgaccttaatgtatgtatgctgaccagggatgcggatttcctgggaaagccttcCCCAGGATttatagaggtgtacatgaaccgagctagctcgattcggctcgaaaaagcttCATTCGAaccggttcgaagttgagttcaagcaGTGTTGAGCtggttttttgagctcaaaaatgagttcgagcttgactcaactcagatcaAATGAGTTCAATGACTCGTTTACTTTgaaattgatgttgctcaccaagtgatgaaataactcaaagaagtgtggccggtggtaaggaaggtatgtatatgaaaccaacattattgtttatttttttttatttttatgttgcttagaaagtgtttgataaaattcctgtaaaactattgctactgtctcaaatacagtgagattttgaaggtgcattctaggtgtttgtgaaaatgttataATGGCAAACTGtgctcaatcttggctcaaactcagcttgaactgactcgagctgttgaccgaaccgagccgagccgagctggccagtcaggctcgaggaccaagccgagctgacttcgagctaaggtcagctagtggccgagccgagtcgagct belongs to Magnolia sinica isolate HGM2019 chromosome 8, MsV1, whole genome shotgun sequence and includes:
- the LOC131253711 gene encoding vacuolar protein sorting-associated protein 32 homolog 2-like, translating into MLKRIFHSKAKKPPSALPTLEKLNETLEMLEKKEHVLQKKISIEIQKAKDYTKSKNKRAAIQCLKRKKLYESQVEQLGNFQLRVHDQMILLEGAKATTETVDALRTGASAMKSIQISLNVDDIDKTMDEVNEHRENMKQIQEALATPVGAAADFDEDELEAELEELEEAELEEQLLQPPERGPETSLPSTNVPTTGKLQPTSDVDELVALQAEMAI